A window from Drosophila nasuta strain 15112-1781.00 chromosome 3, ASM2355853v1, whole genome shotgun sequence encodes these proteins:
- the LOC132788448 gene encoding mismatch repair endonuclease PMS2 → MNENEPETKIPAPTSAASGQIQAIAKDTVHKICSGQVVLSLAVAVKELVENSIDAGATLVEIKLKDQGLQGVEVSDNGCGVEESNLEGMTAKYHTSKIREFVDLLGVETFGFRGEALSSLCALSDMTIVTRHKSTDVALKIELDHEGKIKKRSPCARGVGTTVCLGNLFATLPVRRRDFSRNIKKEFTKMCHILQAYCLVTKGVRLICSNQTPKGAKSIVLQTHGAQDELANISAVFGAKQVADLVPLKSPFEAGQLSEEGLRAELQSASEAADTTCTQFSAEDVERLNQADFKLEGYISSCRHGAGRSTRDRQFFYVNSRPCDPKNIAKVMNDVYHRYNGQQQPFIYLNIVTSRADVDVNLTPDKRQLLLNNEKILLLALKKSLLDTFGNLPSTFQMQNVSIVSMLEPKVKVEEAKATAADLDEDDVPVSSSQRFMDVLTQWRRTGDTRGNAPTAPAKRRCEETEEIKTRAMKMQKIQDFLTQEESPKEAEIDEEETTKQEKSESSPDSSLVNLKQLEEESKAYDGMIGAKVPRIDCRPLTPLKPRQIMPQLKPRIIHVESKPAKEAEEETEEETEPTEENDDDHIEMPTRIEYDGDDNDAEMDAPSNVASGEIRTSLEQIEASLQAQELQQTERKRRAKLQRLRFKSQINPSQNQNAEAELQKEITKADFARMQIIGQFNLGFIIVKLEDDLFIVDQHAADEKYNFETLQRSTQLEHQRLTVPQTLELTAVNEMVLLDHLPAFEKNGFRFEINSEAPATKKVRLLGKPFSKNWEFGKEDIDELIFMLQDAPEGTICRPSRIRAMFASRACRKSVMIGKALNRGTTMRRLITQMGEIEQPWNCPHGRPTMRHLINITMLLDAEADDNDNDGNVNECETPAAVESTVKQKS, encoded by the exons ATGAATGAAAATGAGCCGGAAACGAAAATTCCTGCGCCTACAAGTGCAGCTTCGGGTCAAATACAGGCTATAGCCAAGGATACAGTACACAAGATCTGCTCGGGACAG GTGGTGCTTAGCTTGGCGGTGGCTGTAAAGGAGCTGGTTGAGAATTCAATTGATGCAGGTGCCACACTGGTCGAGATTAAGCTCAAGGACCAAGGACTGCAAGGTGTAGAAGTCTCCGACAATGGCTGCGGAGTCGAGGAGTCCAATTTGGAGGGCATGA CTGCCAAGTATCATACCTCGAAGATTCGAGAGTTTGTGGATCTGCTGGGCGTGGAGACGTTTGGCTTTCGTGGCGAAGCTTTGAGCTCGCTTTGTGCCCTCTCTGACATGACAATTGTGACGCGTCACAAATCCACGGATGTGG CTCTCAAAATCGAACTTGATCACGAGGGCAAGATCAAGAAGCGTTCGCCTTGCGCTCGCGGGGTCGGCACAACGGTTTGTTTGGGTAATCTCTTTGCGACGCTGCCCGTGCGGCGTCGCGACTTTTCGCGCAACATCAAAAAGGAGTTCACCAAGATGTGCCACATACTGCAAGCCTATTGCCTGGTCACCAAAGGTGTGCGGCTCATCTGCAGCAATCAGACGCCCAAAGGTGCCAAGTCCATTGTCCTGCAAACCCACGGTGCACAAGATGAGCTGGCCAACATTTCAGCGGTGTTTGGTGCCAAGCAAGTGGCGGATTTGGTGCCGCTTAAATCCCCCTTCGAAGCGGGTCAACTGAGTGAGGAGGGATTGCGTGCTGAGCTACAATCGGCGAGCGAAGCAGCTGACACAACTTGCACACAGTTTAGTGCCGAGGATGTGGAGCGTTTGAATCAAGCAGACTTTAAACTGGAAGGCTACATTTCCAGCTGTCGCCATGGCGCTGGTAGATCCACCCGAGATCGGCAGTTCTTCTATGTGAATAGTCGACCCTGTGATCCAAAAAAT ATTGCCAAAGTAATGAACGATGTGTACCATCGCTACAATGGACAGCAACAGCCTTTCATCTACCTCAATATAGTGACATCTCGTGCGGATGTGGACGTCAATCTCACGCCCGACAAGCGCCAATTGCTGCTCAACAATGAGAAGATTCTGCTGCTGGCGCTAAAGAAGTCGCTGCTCGACACCTTTGGCAACTTACCCTCCACATTCCAAATGCAAAACGTGTCCATAGTCAGCATGTTGGAGCCAAAAGTTAAAGTGGAGGAGGCAAAAGCGACGGCTGCAGATTTGGATGAGGATGATGTGCCTGTCAGCTCCTCGCAGCGTTTCATGGACGTGTTGACGCAATGGCGACGCACAGGTGACACCAGAGGAAATGCTCCAACGGCGCCAGCTAAGCGACGCTGCGAAGAAACTGAGGAGATCAAAACACGCGccatgaaaatgcaaaagattCAAGATTTCCTTACTCAAGAAGAGTCGCCAAAAGAAGCGGAAATAGATGAAGAGGAAACTACGAAACAAGAGAAAAGCGAGAGCAGCCCCGACAGCAGCTTGGTCAATTTAAAGCAGCTCGAAGAGGAGTCAAAAG CTTATGATGGAATGATTGGAGCAAAAGTGCCCCGCATTGATTGCAGACCATTGACGCCTCTTAAACCGCGCCAGATTATGCCACAGCTAAAGCCAAGGATTATTCACGTGGAGAGCAAACCAGCAAAGGAAGCAGAGGAGGAAACTGAGGAAGAAACTGAACCAACCGAAgaaaatgatgatgatcacATTGAAATGCCAACACGCATTGAATACGATGGCGATGATAACGATGCAGAAATGGATGCTCCCTCCAACGTAGCCAGCGGCGAAATACGCACTTCCTTGGAGCAAATAGAAGCCAGCTTGCAGGCACAGGAGCTACAGCAGACCGAGCGCAAACGTCGCGCCAAGCTGCAGCGATTACGCTTCAAAAGTCAAATCAATCCCAGCCAGAATCAGAACGCTGAAGCGGAACTGCAGAAGGAAATAACAAAAGCGGACTTTGCACGCATGCAAATCATAGGACAATTTAATCTGGGTTTCATCATTGTGAAGCTGGAGGATGATCTGTTTATTGTAGATCAACATGCAGCAGATGAAAAGTATAATTTCGAGACGTTGCAACGCAGCACGCAGCTTGAGCATCAACGTCTCACAGTGCCGCAAACACTTGAGCTAACGGCAGTCAATGAGATGGTGTTGCTGGATCACCTGCCGGCCTTCGAAAAGAATGGTTTCCGATTCGAAATCAACAGTGAAG CTCCTGCCACGAAGAAGGTGCGTTTGTTGGGCAAACCCTTCAGCAAGAACTGGGAGTTTGGCAAAGAGGACATCGATGAGCTGATCTTTATGCTGCAGGATGCACCCGAGGGCACCATCTGTCGTCCATCACGCATACGCGCCATGTTCGCTTCACGCGCTTGTCGCAAGTCCGTCATGATTGGCAAGGCATTGAATAGAGGCACCACAATGAGACGCCTCATCACCCAAATGGGCGAAATCGAGCAGCCTTGG AATTGCCCGCATGGACGCCCTACCATGCGTCATCTAATCAATATCACGATGCTGCTGGATGCGGAGGCGGACGACAACGATAATGATGGGAATGTCAACGAATGTGAAACCCCGGCAGCTGTGGAGTCCACAGTCAAACAGAAGTCATAA
- the LOC132788450 gene encoding solute carrier family 2, facilitated glucose transporter member 1-like isoform X1, which translates to MAAENAKRLVSEGHARSEAMETSTTLPLQEREQPKWTWSLNLAGFGATIGAAVPIGYCTGVVNSPAVHMRAWCQQTLKARYDWELTDGALELLWSAVVSIFLVGGAVGSVTGAAIANKFGRRGSFYICGVLLLLGSIFFYICRPLNSVELLLLGRLLVGLAGGLITACMPMYHSELAALSQRSKLAPLCPMGLTVGVVISQICSLQSVLGTAQHWHVALAICGIFVVVCYAPFKWYPESPKWLYIVKGRKQQAAQQLQLLRGYAADSEALQEELNEMEQEAKVESEPATFLQVLRNPQLRLPLIIVCAYLGGQQLSGINAIFYYSVSIFRKAGLSAQAAEWANLGAGCLNLATSLLGPMLMERVNRRPLMSFSTFFCAVFLFLFAMLLEFIDAFSWFAIGCVACIFLYIFVFQFGLGPLPFFIGAELFEVAPRSAAMSLGSVVYWMCNLFIGMAFPTLQNAWGALVFLPFSINCLLLFLLTRRYLPETRGRDPSEVAPLVADGFKSKRSRQ; encoded by the exons ATGGCAGCTGAGAACGCAAAACGATTGGTAAGCGAAGGACATGCTAGGAGCGAAGCCATGGAGACAAGCACAACTCTGCCTTTGCAGGAACGCGAGCAGCCCAAGTGGACGTGGAGCCTCAATCTGGCTGGCTTTGGTGCCACCATCGGAGCAGCTGTGCCCATTGGCTACTGCACTGGGGTCGTCAACAGTCCAGCCGTG CACATGAGAGCTTGGTGTCAGCAGACGTTGAAAGCGCGCTACGATTGGGAGTTGACTGACGGTGCCCTGGAGCTACTTTGGTCTGCTGTGGTGTCCATTTTTCTAGTGGGCGGCGCTGTGGGTTCGGTGACGGGCGCCGccattgccaacaaatttggACGTCGCGGCAGCTTCTACATTTGTGGCGTGCTCCTCTTGCTTGGCTCCATCTTCTTCTACATCTGTCGACCGTTGAACTCTGTGGAATTGTTGCTTTTGGGTCGTCTGCTTGTGGGTCTTGCCGGAGGCTTGATTACCGCCTGCATGCCGATGTATCACAGCGAACTGGCCGCCTTGTCGCAGCGCAGCAAATTGGCGCCTCTCTGCCCCATGGGTCTCACAGTTGGCGTTGTTATATCGCAGATCTGCAGTTTGCAATCCGTGCTGGGTACCGCACAGCATTGGCATGTGGCATTGGCCATCTGTGGCATCTTTGTGGTCGTTTGCTATGCTCCCTTCAAGTGGTATCCCGAAAGTCCGAAGTGGCTCTACATTGTCAAGGGACGCAAGCAGCAAGCGGCTCAGCAGCTCCAGCTCCTGCGTGGTTATGCGGCAGACAGCGAAGCGCTGCAAGAGGAACTCAACGAGATGGAGCAGGAGGCCAAGGTGGAGAGCGAGCCGGCCACATTCCTCCAGGTGCTGCGTAATCCCCAGCTGCGTCTGCCTCTGATCATTGTGTGCGCCTATCTGGGTGGCCAGCAGTTGTCCGGCATCAATGCG ATCTTCTACTATTCGGTGTCCATCTTCCGCAAGGCGGGCTTAAGCGCTCAGGCAGCAGAGTGGGCTAATCTGGGTGCCGGATGCCTTAACTTGGCCACCTCGTTGCTGGGCCCCATGCTTATGGAGCGCGTCAATCGCCGTCCACTGATGTCCTTCTCCACGTTCTTCTGTGCGGTCTTTTTGTTCCTTTTTGCCATGCTGCTGGAGTTTATA GACGCTTTCAGCTGGTTTGCCATAGGCTGTGTTGCCTGCATCTTTCTATACATCTTTGTCTTCCAGTTTGGTCTAGGTCCCTTGCCCTTCTTCATAGGAGCAG AGCTCTTCGAGGTGGCGCCTCGTTCTGCAGCCATGTCCCTGGGCAGTGTTGTCTACTGGATGTGCAATCTGTTCATCGGCATGGCCTTTCCCACGCTCCAGAATGCCTGGGGTGCTCTCGTCTTTCTGCCGTTCTCCATCAACtgcctgttgctgtttctgcttACGCGACGCTACTTGCCGGAGACGCGTGGTCGCGATCCCAGCGAAGTGGCTCCGCTCGTTGCCGACGGCTTTAAATCAAAGCGCAGTCGGCAGTGA
- the LOC132788450 gene encoding solute carrier family 2, facilitated glucose transporter member 1-like isoform X2 has translation MAAENAKRLEREQPKWTWSLNLAGFGATIGAAVPIGYCTGVVNSPAVHMRAWCQQTLKARYDWELTDGALELLWSAVVSIFLVGGAVGSVTGAAIANKFGRRGSFYICGVLLLLGSIFFYICRPLNSVELLLLGRLLVGLAGGLITACMPMYHSELAALSQRSKLAPLCPMGLTVGVVISQICSLQSVLGTAQHWHVALAICGIFVVVCYAPFKWYPESPKWLYIVKGRKQQAAQQLQLLRGYAADSEALQEELNEMEQEAKVESEPATFLQVLRNPQLRLPLIIVCAYLGGQQLSGINAIFYYSVSIFRKAGLSAQAAEWANLGAGCLNLATSLLGPMLMERVNRRPLMSFSTFFCAVFLFLFAMLLEFIDAFSWFAIGCVACIFLYIFVFQFGLGPLPFFIGAELFEVAPRSAAMSLGSVVYWMCNLFIGMAFPTLQNAWGALVFLPFSINCLLLFLLTRRYLPETRGRDPSEVAPLVADGFKSKRSRQ, from the exons ATGGCAGCTGAGAACGCAAAACGATTG GAACGCGAGCAGCCCAAGTGGACGTGGAGCCTCAATCTGGCTGGCTTTGGTGCCACCATCGGAGCAGCTGTGCCCATTGGCTACTGCACTGGGGTCGTCAACAGTCCAGCCGTG CACATGAGAGCTTGGTGTCAGCAGACGTTGAAAGCGCGCTACGATTGGGAGTTGACTGACGGTGCCCTGGAGCTACTTTGGTCTGCTGTGGTGTCCATTTTTCTAGTGGGCGGCGCTGTGGGTTCGGTGACGGGCGCCGccattgccaacaaatttggACGTCGCGGCAGCTTCTACATTTGTGGCGTGCTCCTCTTGCTTGGCTCCATCTTCTTCTACATCTGTCGACCGTTGAACTCTGTGGAATTGTTGCTTTTGGGTCGTCTGCTTGTGGGTCTTGCCGGAGGCTTGATTACCGCCTGCATGCCGATGTATCACAGCGAACTGGCCGCCTTGTCGCAGCGCAGCAAATTGGCGCCTCTCTGCCCCATGGGTCTCACAGTTGGCGTTGTTATATCGCAGATCTGCAGTTTGCAATCCGTGCTGGGTACCGCACAGCATTGGCATGTGGCATTGGCCATCTGTGGCATCTTTGTGGTCGTTTGCTATGCTCCCTTCAAGTGGTATCCCGAAAGTCCGAAGTGGCTCTACATTGTCAAGGGACGCAAGCAGCAAGCGGCTCAGCAGCTCCAGCTCCTGCGTGGTTATGCGGCAGACAGCGAAGCGCTGCAAGAGGAACTCAACGAGATGGAGCAGGAGGCCAAGGTGGAGAGCGAGCCGGCCACATTCCTCCAGGTGCTGCGTAATCCCCAGCTGCGTCTGCCTCTGATCATTGTGTGCGCCTATCTGGGTGGCCAGCAGTTGTCCGGCATCAATGCG ATCTTCTACTATTCGGTGTCCATCTTCCGCAAGGCGGGCTTAAGCGCTCAGGCAGCAGAGTGGGCTAATCTGGGTGCCGGATGCCTTAACTTGGCCACCTCGTTGCTGGGCCCCATGCTTATGGAGCGCGTCAATCGCCGTCCACTGATGTCCTTCTCCACGTTCTTCTGTGCGGTCTTTTTGTTCCTTTTTGCCATGCTGCTGGAGTTTATA GACGCTTTCAGCTGGTTTGCCATAGGCTGTGTTGCCTGCATCTTTCTATACATCTTTGTCTTCCAGTTTGGTCTAGGTCCCTTGCCCTTCTTCATAGGAGCAG AGCTCTTCGAGGTGGCGCCTCGTTCTGCAGCCATGTCCCTGGGCAGTGTTGTCTACTGGATGTGCAATCTGTTCATCGGCATGGCCTTTCCCACGCTCCAGAATGCCTGGGGTGCTCTCGTCTTTCTGCCGTTCTCCATCAACtgcctgttgctgtttctgcttACGCGACGCTACTTGCCGGAGACGCGTGGTCGCGATCCCAGCGAAGTGGCTCCGCTCGTTGCCGACGGCTTTAAATCAAAGCGCAGTCGGCAGTGA
- the LOC132788451 gene encoding solute carrier family 2, facilitated glucose transporter member 3-like, with translation MEPKPKWTRLLIWSTLGSTIGAGVPCGYCMGVINSPAAHMRAWCEATLLRNYGLRLTPATLDTLWALIVAIFLIGGVLGSACAGWAANRFGRRGCILLSGSLLGLAGIGFLSCRLLHSVELLLLSRLVVGFGAGLVSTTLPMYHSEIAAIPQRGTLGVCCSVGFSIGMVVAQLFTLQALFGSEQHWHIALGFYLVFMAICFAPFRYYAESPKWLFIVRKRREEALQVLVCLRGTDVGLQQEILAMEQEADSKSSSRSLIEVLRDPKMMLPLLLLCAYQGGQQLTGCSSIFYYSVSIFQSSGLSPRTAELLNLAAGNVNLLTSLMGPLLMAKFNRRTLMLLSSSFCGLLMFAFGWLTEYSVLIPWLSFGTIASVFLYLFFFQLALGPMPSFIGAELFEVPSRSVALSLGNQVGWSCNFLVGFLFPTMHSLLGFWIFIVFSMFSCLLYLLTKFYLPETRGREVSHVAQLVSRGFHSKVL, from the exons ATGGAACCCAAGCCCAAGTGGACGCGTCTGCTCATCTGGAGTACCTTGGGAAGCACCATTGGTGCCGGTGTGCCTTGCGGATATTGCATGGGTGTCATCAACAGTCCCGCTGCG CACATGCGTGCCTGGTGCGAGGCCACGCTGCTTCGGAACTATGGACTACGACTCACACCCGCTACGCTGGACACGCTCTGGGCTTTAATAGTGGCCATCTTCCTCATAGGCGGCGTCTTGGGCTCCGCTTGCGCTGGCTGGGCAGCGAATCGCTTCGGACGACGCGGGTGCATTCTCTTGAGCGGTTCGCTGCTTGGCCTGGCGGGTATTGGATTCCTTAGCTGTCGCCTGTTACACTCggtggagctgctgctgcttagtCGCCTTGTGGTGGGCTTTGGCGCCGGACTTGTGAGCACCACCCTGCCCATGTATCACAGCGAGATTGCCGCCATTCCACAGCGCGGCACTTTGGGAGTTTGCTGCTCCGTGGGCTTCTCCATAGGCATGGTGGTGGCGCAATTGTTTACGCTGCAAGCGCTCTTTGGCAGCGAACAGCATTGGCACATTGCGCTGGGTTTCTACTTGGTCTTTATGGCCATTTGCTTTGCGCCCTTTCGCTACTATGCTGAGAGTCCCAAGTGGTTGTTCATAGTGCGGAAACGTCGCGAGGAGGCGCTTCAAGTGCTCGTCTGCTTGCGCGGCACTGATGTAGGACTTCAGCAGGAGATACTAGCCATGGAACAGGAGGCGGATAGCAAGAGTAGCAGTCGCAGTCTGATCGAGGTGTTGCGCGATCCCAAAATGATGCTGCCACTGCTCTTGCTCTGCGCCTATCAAGGCGGTCAACAGCTCACAGGCTGCTCTTCG ATCTTCTACTATTCCGTGTCCATCTTCCAAAGCAGCGGCCTATCGCCGCGCACCGCCGAGTTGTTAAATCTTGCTGCTGGCAATGTGAATCTGTTGACCTCGCTGATGGGTCCGCTGTTGATGGCCAAGTTCAATCGACGCACTCTGATGCTACTCTCCAGCTCCTTCTGTGGCCTGCTCATGTTTGCCTTTGGCTGGCTCACAGAATATAGC GTTCTGATACCCTGGTTATCCTTCGGCACCATTGCCAGCGTCTTTCTCTATCTGTTTTTCTTCCAATTGGCACTAGGGCCCATGCCATCCTTCATTGGCGCAG AGCTCTTTGAAGTCCCCTCGCGCTCCGTGGCCCTCTCCTTGGGCAATCAGGTGGGCTGGAGCTGCAACTTTCTGGTTGGCTTTCTCTTTCCCACGATGCATTCGCTACTTGGCTTCTGGATCTTCATTGTGTTCTCCATGTTCAGCTGCCTGCTTTATTTGCTCACCAAGTTTTATCTGCCCGAGACGCGCGGTCGTGAGGTTTCCCATGTTGCCCAGCTCGTTTCACGTGGCTTCCACAGCAAAGTGCTTTAA